A stretch of Campylobacter gracilis DNA encodes these proteins:
- a CDS encoding Fe-S-containing protein, with translation MTIFFYHVSLALFPLAFLSAYLGGRRFISVSFLPALLGATFGVLCFSAFARSASTDTGKIIFDALALLAMLALLLAFKLKRFYLTAAVIFALGCAYGFEYRFIGMNFKIFSGELLDSFSLTNLFMAVLGALALILFYFIYRSALARASRGARLASFVIVWAFAFIAKIGFLGLDLRQADAPKALAAKGFEGLSNAIGSSEFLSVIAKIIHYNNSYLTLALCLIAALIALLTAFRAPSRVPREAGIIKFREVKAGRFAIFRDFSLILSLGILISFLGLYYILVASKPPTIDEPKIIEPQGAEFVIDANIVKDGKLHRFAYVTDDGHKVRFFILNRFTDKFAPVAVFDACSICGDMGYIKKGDELICIACNVRIFLPSVGKLGGCNPIPLDYKLEGQNIVIALKTIEDGASYFSEIVDKKVIDPVSRKEILNTSKFSYLYYGRTYFFESEANANAFTAHPERYVDENGTLKELK, from the coding sequence ATGACGATATTTTTTTATCACGTTAGCTTGGCTCTATTTCCGCTCGCGTTTTTAAGCGCGTATCTGGGCGGCAGGCGCTTTATCAGCGTATCATTTTTGCCCGCGCTTTTGGGGGCTACGTTCGGGGTGCTGTGCTTTAGCGCGTTTGCGCGCTCGGCAAGCACCGATACGGGCAAGATTATATTTGACGCGCTCGCGCTTTTAGCGATGCTCGCGCTACTGCTTGCATTTAAGCTTAAGCGTTTTTATCTCACCGCCGCAGTTATTTTTGCTCTTGGTTGCGCGTATGGATTTGAATACCGCTTCATAGGGATGAATTTTAAAATTTTCTCCGGCGAGCTGCTGGACAGCTTCAGCCTAACCAACCTCTTCATGGCGGTTTTAGGTGCGCTGGCGCTAATTTTATTCTATTTTATTTATCGCTCAGCTCTAGCGCGCGCGAGCAGAGGCGCAAGGCTGGCGTCATTCGTCATCGTGTGGGCGTTTGCCTTTATCGCTAAAATCGGCTTTTTAGGCCTTGATCTGCGCCAGGCGGATGCACCGAAAGCGCTAGCTGCGAAGGGTTTTGAAGGGCTTTCAAACGCGATCGGCTCGTCCGAATTTCTAAGCGTCATCGCTAAAATCATCCACTACAATAACTCCTATCTGACGCTAGCTCTTTGCCTTATAGCCGCGTTAATTGCGCTGCTTACGGCATTTCGTGCGCCAAGCCGAGTACCTCGCGAAGCGGGCATTATAAAATTTAGAGAGGTTAAGGCGGGCAGATTCGCTATTTTTAGAGATTTTAGCCTGATCTTATCGCTTGGGATTTTAATCAGCTTTTTGGGGCTTTATTATATCTTGGTTGCTTCAAAACCGCCTACGATCGATGAGCCTAAGATTATCGAGCCGCAAGGCGCGGAATTCGTAATCGATGCAAACATCGTAAAGGACGGCAAGCTGCACCGCTTTGCCTACGTTACCGACGACGGGCATAAGGTCAGGTTTTTTATATTAAACCGCTTCACGGACAAATTTGCCCCGGTCGCGGTTTTTGACGCGTGCTCGATCTGCGGCGATATGGGCTACATTAAAAAAGGCGACGAGCTCATCTGCATCGCTTGCAACGTGCGGATATTTTTGCCGAGCGTCGGCAAGCTGGGCGGCTGCAACCCGATCCCGCTGGATTATAAGCTAGAGGGGCAAAATATCGTTATCGCGCTTAAGACGATTGAGGATGGCGCGTCCTATTTCTCGGAGATCGTGGATAAAAAGGTGATCGATCCGGTCAGTAGAAAAGAAATTTTAAACACCTCTAAATTTAGCTATCTTTACTACGGACGCACATACTTTTTCGAAAGTGAAGCGAATGCAAACGCCTTCACCGCGCACCCCGAGCGTTATGTAGATGAAAACGGCACGCTAAAGGAGCTTAAATAA
- a CDS encoding ABC transporter permease — protein MFLRIIKSSILNSRDSKILAFLTIFLSVSLIACMLNITLKIGDQVAKELRSYGSNIVVLPRSQSLSIEIGGREYSPLKNDDFLKESDLHKIKEIFWRNNITAFAPFLTTRTGDYDVVGTYFEKDVGVSDEPDFRSGVRSLYPFWSVEGQWVKDGAENEVLAGDGLGLKIGDTVKLGDYEVKVVGILHGAEDEAKKLIANLSLVQKLTHKEGLIAKAEVSAMTIPEDDLSVKARRSLDNLDATEYDTWYCSAYVSSIAYQITEEYPNASAKAVLSVSEAQSGITKKIQNLMGVVSILSLLISSICITSLLSSEIYKRKKEIGLLKALGASNFMIYIQFAAEIFVICIASSLVGAVVGYALSWAIAYQIFGSFIGVSLMVFPLSIVFGLLICIIGSILPLRGVIKLLPAEVLYGRK, from the coding sequence ATGTTTTTACGCATCATCAAATCCTCCATTTTAAACTCCAGGGATAGCAAAATTTTAGCGTTTTTGACCATATTTTTATCGGTCTCGCTAATCGCTTGCATGCTAAATATCACGCTAAAAATCGGCGATCAGGTCGCTAAGGAGCTACGCAGCTACGGCTCGAATATCGTCGTGCTGCCGCGCTCGCAAAGCCTAAGTATCGAGATCGGCGGGCGCGAATACTCTCCGCTTAAAAACGACGATTTCTTAAAAGAGAGCGATCTGCATAAGATCAAAGAAATTTTTTGGCGCAACAATATCACCGCCTTTGCGCCCTTTTTGACTACCCGCACGGGAGATTACGACGTCGTGGGAACCTACTTCGAAAAGGACGTAGGCGTTAGCGATGAGCCTGATTTCAGATCGGGCGTGCGCTCGCTCTATCCGTTTTGGAGCGTAGAGGGGCAGTGGGTAAAAGACGGCGCCGAGAATGAGGTGCTTGCAGGCGACGGGCTTGGGCTAAAGATCGGCGATACGGTTAAGCTTGGAGATTATGAGGTTAAAGTCGTTGGGATTTTGCACGGCGCGGAGGATGAAGCTAAAAAGCTAATCGCAAATTTATCGCTAGTGCAAAAGCTAACGCACAAAGAGGGTCTCATCGCCAAGGCAGAAGTTAGCGCCATGACGATCCCCGAAGACGATCTGTCCGTAAAGGCAAGAAGGAGCCTCGATAATCTAGACGCCACAGAATACGACACCTGGTATTGCTCGGCATACGTAAGCTCCATCGCATATCAGATCACCGAGGAGTATCCAAACGCAAGCGCCAAGGCGGTGCTTAGCGTCAGCGAAGCTCAAAGCGGCATCACGAAGAAGATTCAAAATTTAATGGGCGTCGTAAGCATTCTGTCGCTGCTAATCTCAAGCATCTGCATCACGAGCCTGCTAAGCAGCGAAATTTACAAGCGTAAAAAGGAGATCGGCTTGCTTAAGGCGCTGGGAGCGAGCAATTTTATGATCTATATCCAGTTCGCCGCTGAAATTTTCGTCATCTGTATAGCAAGCTCACTCGTGGGTGCAGTCGTGGGCTACGCGCTTAGCTGGGCGATCGCGTATCAAATTTTTGGCTCATTCATCGGCGTGTCGCTGATGGTCTTTCCGCTTAGCATCGTCTTTGGACTTCTTATTTGCATTATCGGCTCGATCTTACCGCTACGCGGAGTGATCAAGCTACTGCCTGCGGAGGTGCTTTATGGTAGGAAATAA
- a CDS encoding subtype B tannase — MSKKSLALGAAAILCGALSLNAEVAATQDAQASLKFNAANFTQESVIVGGKKIKFRAYKNIIYVAKPVSAHYQSMNIFIPQQYFDGGKSGKFDAASAPIFLPNGVGGYMPGEAGEVKIDESGKPNAIATALSRGYVVAAPAARGRTLKGANGDYIGKAPAAIVDLKAAVRYLKFNDAAMPGDANKIVSNGTSAGGALSALLGTSGDEAAYEPYLQELGAAKASDKIYAASAYCPIANLKHADAAYEWMFGAQSEYEKMDFSGLDAAGFNERDENSSGAEKNSKKGADQSAAKPARKMLSGKLSAAQIKISDELKAQFPAYLNSLSLKDGGGRALSLDKNGDGSFKDYINGLISASFANFTAKNPRAKAPLYLAAKIKDDASQSHMLFWGYATAKPRAKTPPAFDGFALENPENELFGGAKFNAAHFTDFGAMNDPAKGVLIADARIVEMMDAMSFVHSGNGAKFYRIRHGASDRDTALAIPAILALSLQNAGKNVDFAVPWGQGHGGDYDLDELFNWIDEIVAR, encoded by the coding sequence GTGAGTAAAAAATCCCTTGCTTTAGGCGCTGCCGCGATACTTTGCGGCGCGCTAAGCCTAAACGCCGAGGTTGCGGCGACGCAGGACGCACAAGCGAGTTTGAAATTTAACGCCGCAAATTTTACGCAAGAAAGCGTGATCGTAGGCGGCAAAAAGATAAAATTTCGCGCCTATAAAAACATAATCTACGTCGCAAAACCCGTAAGCGCGCACTATCAGAGCATGAATATCTTCATCCCGCAGCAGTATTTTGATGGTGGCAAGAGCGGCAAATTTGACGCCGCGAGCGCTCCGATATTTTTGCCAAACGGCGTGGGCGGCTACATGCCCGGCGAAGCGGGCGAGGTCAAAATAGACGAAAGCGGCAAACCAAACGCGATCGCTACGGCGCTTTCGCGCGGTTACGTCGTAGCCGCTCCCGCAGCGCGCGGACGCACGCTAAAGGGCGCAAACGGCGATTATATCGGTAAGGCGCCCGCAGCGATCGTCGATCTAAAGGCAGCCGTGCGGTATCTAAAATTTAACGACGCGGCGATGCCCGGGGACGCGAACAAGATCGTCTCAAACGGCACGAGCGCGGGCGGAGCGCTCTCGGCACTTTTGGGCACGAGCGGAGACGAGGCCGCGTACGAGCCGTATCTGCAAGAGCTGGGCGCTGCGAAGGCTAGCGATAAAATTTACGCGGCGTCCGCATACTGCCCGATCGCAAATCTGAAGCACGCGGACGCGGCGTATGAGTGGATGTTCGGCGCGCAGAGCGAATATGAAAAGATGGATTTTAGCGGCCTTGATGCGGCGGGATTTAACGAGCGTGACGAAAATTCTAGCGGCGCTGAAAAAAATTCCAAAAAAGGCGCGGATCAAAGCGCCGCAAAGCCCGCGCGCAAGATGCTAAGCGGCAAACTAAGCGCAGCGCAGATTAAAATTTCAGACGAGCTAAAGGCGCAATTCCCTGCCTATCTGAACTCGCTAAGCTTAAAGGATGGGGGCGGCCGCGCGCTAAGCCTGGATAAAAACGGCGACGGCAGCTTCAAAGATTACATAAACGGGCTCATATCGGCCTCGTTTGCTAATTTTACGGCGAAAAATCCGCGCGCGAAGGCGCCCCTATACCTAGCCGCCAAGATCAAGGACGACGCATCGCAATCGCATATGCTTTTTTGGGGCTACGCGACTGCCAAGCCGCGCGCCAAGACTCCGCCCGCATTCGACGGCTTTGCGCTTGAAAATCCCGAAAACGAGCTGTTCGGCGGCGCCAAATTTAACGCGGCGCATTTTACGGATTTTGGCGCGATGAATGACCCCGCCAAAGGGGTGCTGATCGCAGATGCGCGGATCGTAGAGATGATGGATGCGATGAGCTTCGTGCATAGCGGAAACGGCGCGAAATTTTACCGTATCCGACACGGCGCGAGCGATCGCGATACTGCGCTTGCGATCCCCGCTATTTTGGCGCTTAGCTTGCAAAATGCGGGCAAAAACGTCGATTTCGCGGTGCCTTGGGGGCAAGGACACGGCGGCGATTACGATCTGGATGAGCTTTTTAACTGGATCGACGAAATAGTCGCGCGCTAG
- the hemE gene encoding uroporphyrinogen decarboxylase: MVFIDACFGKETPYTPIWMMRQAGRYLPQYMVVRERAGDFLSLCRDYRAASEVTIQPVEILGVDAAILFSDILVVPMQMGMDLRFEAGEGPRFSDPIRSQSDLARLDPQKAAAELGYVYDTISLTRSRLAADKALIGFCGAPWTIATYMIEGGGSKNYAVCKRMLYENPQLLHEILRLVTEATKLYLAHQIGSGVDAVQIFDSWAGALEPSAYEEFGWRYILEITEFLKAKFPHIPLIVFAKGTGAQMSRLSSIAARRGEASFDVWGVDWSTPIELAREQLGGKFALQGNLEPMRLYDRGAIESGVREILVAMKGAAHIFNLGHGILPDVSVQNAKYLVDLVHELSAR, encoded by the coding sequence ATGGTTTTCATCGACGCATGCTTCGGCAAAGAGACCCCATACACGCCCATTTGGATGATGCGCCAGGCGGGGCGCTACCTGCCGCAATACATGGTGGTTCGCGAAAGGGCGGGCGATTTTTTGAGCCTGTGCCGCGACTATCGCGCTGCTAGCGAGGTAACGATCCAGCCCGTGGAGATTTTAGGCGTCGATGCGGCGATTTTATTTAGCGATATTTTGGTCGTGCCGATGCAGATGGGGATGGATCTGCGCTTCGAAGCGGGCGAGGGGCCGCGCTTTAGTGATCCGATCCGCTCTCAGAGCGATCTGGCGCGCCTAGATCCGCAAAAGGCCGCGGCAGAGCTCGGATACGTTTATGATACGATCTCGCTTACTCGCTCTCGCCTTGCCGCGGACAAAGCTCTCATCGGCTTTTGCGGCGCGCCGTGGACGATCGCTACCTATATGATCGAGGGCGGCGGCAGTAAAAATTACGCCGTTTGCAAAAGGATGCTCTACGAAAATCCGCAGCTTCTGCATGAAATTTTGCGCCTCGTTACGGAGGCGACGAAGCTTTATCTGGCGCACCAGATCGGCTCGGGCGTCGATGCGGTGCAGATTTTCGACAGCTGGGCGGGCGCGCTGGAGCCGAGCGCGTACGAGGAGTTCGGCTGGCGATACATCCTAGAAATCACGGAATTTTTAAAGGCGAAATTCCCGCATATCCCGCTCATCGTCTTTGCCAAGGGTACGGGCGCGCAGATGTCGCGGCTGAGCAGTATTGCGGCGCGGCGAGGCGAGGCGAGCTTTGACGTATGGGGCGTGGATTGGAGTACTCCGATTGAGCTTGCGCGCGAGCAGCTCGGGGGCAAATTTGCGCTTCAGGGCAACCTGGAACCGATGCGGCTATACGACCGCGGCGCGATAGAATCGGGCGTGCGCGAGATTTTAGTAGCGATGAAGGGTGCTGCGCATATCTTTAATCTAGGCCATGGAATTTTGCCCGACGTAAGCGTGCAAAACGCCAAATATCTGGTGGATCTGGTGCACGAGCTAAGCGCGCGCTAA
- a CDS encoding FTR1 family iron permease — protein MKFFKFAVLALVFPLAMLFADTDYRAEAATIKEKFAQAIKLYVDGNNSEARKITQEAYFGHFENLEAGIRINLGQKKSYDMEKQFGDIRKAIKAEKPLNEIQAMIDNLNREIDEVLPAIESGHRLVAEYQDGGDGSTSAPASGGNSAASSTTSPWMSVYTEFKTELDNAKAAFDKKDTAALKAALNRAKFDIYRNERLEEAVRKYVSSQTDQSIQQIIGNLLREDSDTDKSKFDEAINALDNLALKAVNDLPQESYSIAPQTALAQSDTSEDEGKDFTPIVQNIKDKMAKVLQLYESGKVDDAIDESGNIYFDEYEESGMENIVGAKNTQLKLDTEASFNKISALMRAGASKEQIVAAQNILFDQLTQSLELTKKSSNWDLFLYAFIIILREGFEALIIVAAVIALLIKSGNSKHLNIVYSALGVAVVLSIATAYGLNYIFGSENAGQTREVMEGAVMLIAVVLLFYVGFWLLSNASSKKWSAYIQGQISNSLSSGDSKMLWWTVFLAVYREGAETVLFYLALLFDAKSPAATSMVAAGFVAGLAALIIVYIVIKKFSLKIAIKPFFIATSVIIFYMSVVFVGKGVMELVEGKVFVPTVIDGLPTITWIGFYPYVQSLVPQAVMIVLLIVGILILKNKQKNKS, from the coding sequence ATGAAATTTTTTAAATTTGCGGTTTTAGCTCTAGTTTTTCCGCTTGCTATGCTTTTTGCGGATACGGATTATCGCGCCGAAGCAGCGACGATAAAAGAGAAATTTGCTCAAGCGATCAAGCTTTATGTTGATGGTAACAATTCTGAAGCTAGAAAAATAACCCAAGAGGCGTATTTTGGGCATTTTGAAAATCTAGAAGCTGGCATCCGCATAAATTTGGGACAGAAAAAATCCTACGATATGGAGAAGCAATTCGGCGATATCCGTAAAGCGATCAAGGCGGAAAAGCCGCTAAATGAGATCCAAGCGATGATCGATAATCTAAATCGTGAGATTGATGAGGTTCTGCCTGCGATCGAATCTGGTCATCGTCTCGTAGCCGAGTATCAAGACGGAGGCGACGGCAGCACTTCTGCGCCAGCCTCAGGCGGGAATTCTGCAGCATCCAGTACAACTTCGCCTTGGATGAGCGTCTATACGGAATTTAAAACTGAGCTGGATAACGCTAAAGCTGCGTTTGATAAAAAAGACACTGCTGCACTAAAAGCTGCGCTAAATCGCGCGAAATTCGATATCTACCGCAACGAACGCCTAGAAGAGGCGGTACGAAAATATGTCTCGTCTCAGACCGATCAATCAATCCAGCAGATCATCGGAAATCTATTGCGCGAGGATTCAGATACGGACAAATCAAAATTTGACGAAGCGATAAACGCCCTAGATAATCTAGCATTAAAAGCCGTAAATGATTTACCGCAAGAAAGCTACTCCATAGCGCCGCAGACTGCGTTAGCACAAAGCGATACTAGTGAGGATGAGGGCAAGGATTTTACGCCGATTGTGCAAAATATCAAAGACAAAATGGCTAAGGTTTTGCAGCTTTACGAGAGCGGCAAGGTTGATGATGCGATCGACGAGAGCGGCAATATCTACTTCGACGAATACGAAGAGAGCGGTATGGAAAATATCGTCGGTGCTAAAAATACTCAGCTCAAGCTAGATACCGAAGCAAGCTTTAATAAAATTTCGGCTCTTATGCGCGCGGGCGCTTCCAAAGAGCAGATCGTAGCGGCGCAAAATATTTTATTTGATCAGCTCACCCAAAGCCTAGAGCTAACGAAGAAATCAAGCAATTGGGATCTATTCTTATACGCGTTTATCATTATCTTGCGTGAAGGATTTGAAGCGCTCATCATCGTAGCCGCAGTCATCGCTCTACTTATAAAATCCGGCAACTCAAAGCACCTAAATATCGTTTACAGCGCTCTTGGCGTCGCGGTTGTGCTAAGTATCGCTACAGCTTACGGGCTAAATTATATCTTTGGTAGCGAAAATGCAGGACAAACGCGCGAAGTGATGGAGGGCGCGGTGATGTTAATCGCCGTAGTTCTGCTATTTTACGTGGGCTTTTGGCTTCTTTCAAATGCAAGCTCCAAAAAGTGGAGCGCCTATATCCAAGGTCAAATTTCAAACAGCCTAAGCTCAGGCGATAGCAAGATGCTTTGGTGGACGGTATTTTTAGCGGTTTATCGCGAGGGCGCAGAGACGGTGCTATTTTATCTGGCACTACTTTTCGATGCTAAAAGTCCGGCAGCTACTAGCATGGTAGCAGCAGGCTTTGTAGCTGGTCTAGCGGCTCTTATTATAGTTTATATCGTCATCAAAAAATTCTCGCTTAAAATCGCTATCAAGCCATTTTTCATCGCTACATCAGTCATCATATTTTATATGTCCGTCGTATTCGTGGGCAAGGGCGTGATGGAGCTAGTCGAGGGCAAGGTATTCGTGCCTACCGTAATAGACGGGCTTCCAACGATTACGTGGATCGGATTTTATCCTTACGTCCAGAGCCTCGTGCCGCAGGCGGTGATGATCGTGCTTTTGATCGTAGGAATTTTAATCTTAAAAAATAAGCAAAAAAACAAATCTTAA
- a CDS encoding ABC transporter permease, translated as MVGNNGAFFRGAIFKSIINSGIRSFVIFVAIMLGSAVCAAFVNIYADIDKKVASELNSYGANLIVSPANLENSHMDEAALDAKFAKIPALKSANKYLFGSANLGVNSGIIMGVNFSSLRDTMPFLDLKEGSFIGVDFDDKNALIGQDLAKLLGAKLGDSIEITPIGSNETSKVKIKGIVYDGQKEDGMLLISLPLAQKILNQPAQVNYAEAIVSGDFKQLSEISKSLSDAQMSFAPIGKVSKTQGIILNKIKLLMLLIGITILLITSVCINTSLSSILLSRIKEFALIRAIGASKQNLLHLILSEILTVCVAGSLAGVFVGYLLAILLGHLIFSSSVDFRLISLFAAVALSLIFALAASYYPIKKALNPNLANLLRE; from the coding sequence ATGGTAGGAAATAACGGAGCGTTTTTCAGAGGCGCGATCTTTAAAAGTATCATCAACAGCGGTATCCGCAGCTTCGTGATTTTCGTCGCGATAATGCTAGGCAGCGCAGTTTGCGCGGCGTTCGTAAATATCTACGCCGACATCGATAAAAAGGTCGCCAGCGAGTTAAACAGCTATGGCGCAAATTTAATCGTAAGCCCTGCGAATTTAGAAAATTCCCATATGGACGAAGCGGCACTCGATGCAAAATTTGCCAAAATTCCAGCTCTAAAAAGCGCGAATAAATACCTTTTCGGCAGCGCAAATTTAGGCGTAAACTCAGGCATCATCATGGGGGTAAATTTCTCCTCTCTGCGTGATACGATGCCGTTTTTGGATCTCAAAGAGGGCTCGTTTATAGGCGTGGATTTCGACGATAAAAACGCGCTCATCGGGCAGGATCTCGCCAAACTTTTGGGCGCGAAGCTCGGCGATAGTATCGAGATCACGCCGATCGGCTCAAACGAAACGAGCAAGGTAAAGATAAAAGGCATCGTCTATGACGGGCAGAAAGAGGACGGCATGCTGCTAATCTCGCTGCCGCTGGCGCAAAAAATTTTAAATCAGCCTGCGCAGGTAAATTACGCCGAAGCGATCGTAAGCGGCGATTTTAAGCAGCTTAGCGAAATTTCAAAAAGCCTGAGCGATGCGCAGATGAGCTTTGCGCCGATCGGCAAGGTATCCAAGACCCAAGGCATCATCTTAAATAAAATCAAGCTTTTGATGCTTCTTATCGGCATTACGATCCTTCTGATCACTTCGGTCTGCATCAACACGAGCCTTAGCTCGATCTTGCTTTCGCGGATCAAAGAGTTCGCGCTCATCCGCGCAATCGGCGCGAGCAAGCAAAATTTGCTTCACCTGATCCTGAGTGAAATTTTAACCGTCTGCGTTGCAGGCTCGCTAGCTGGAGTATTCGTGGGATACCTGCTCGCGATCTTGCTCGGGCATCTGATATTTTCAAGCAGCGTGGATTTTAGGCTAATCAGCCTCTTTGCGGCGGTCGCGCTGAGCCTGATTTTTGCGCTCGCGGCAAGCTATTATCCGATCAAAAAGGCGCTGAATCCAAATTTAGCGAATCTATTAAGGGAATGA
- a CDS encoding radical SAM protein encodes MRYIFGPVASRRFGRSLGIDLSPQRKQCNFNCVYCELGAGKPVSAMSEPCEIGPVIAELKTALQSHAGIDVITITANGEPTLHPRFAELVDALKALNLPQKLLVLSNGSLVRENSAALAKIDICKFSLDSVLAKSFRKVDGPHAGISAEDIVSAIADFAREFRGELDIEILVVRGLNDTQEDFAALNVALARINPHRVDLGTIDRPPAYRAEGVSEAQLRYLATFIENQNVNIIAAPHYASERLSFSEDEILHTLARRPQRTSDVEAMFDEASAQLLKRLAGAGKVVFKDGFYEIAKG; translated from the coding sequence ATGAGATATATTTTCGGACCCGTCGCCTCGCGTAGGTTCGGGCGCAGCCTCGGCATCGATCTGAGCCCGCAGCGCAAGCAGTGCAACTTCAACTGCGTCTATTGCGAGCTGGGCGCGGGCAAGCCGGTAAGCGCGATGAGCGAGCCCTGTGAGATCGGCCCAGTCATCGCCGAGCTGAAAACCGCGCTGCAAAGCCATGCGGGCATTGACGTCATCACGATCACGGCAAACGGCGAACCTACGCTACATCCGCGCTTTGCAGAACTCGTAGACGCGCTAAAGGCGCTAAATCTGCCGCAGAAGCTGCTCGTTTTGTCAAACGGTTCGCTCGTGCGCGAAAACAGCGCGGCGTTAGCGAAGATTGATATTTGCAAATTTTCGCTAGATAGCGTGCTTGCGAAAAGCTTTCGCAAGGTGGACGGCCCGCATGCAGGCATTAGCGCCGAGGATATCGTAAGCGCGATCGCGGATTTTGCGCGCGAGTTTCGCGGCGAGCTTGATATCGAAATCCTAGTCGTGCGCGGGCTAAACGACACGCAAGAGGATTTCGCAGCGCTGAATGTGGCTTTAGCTCGCATCAACCCGCACCGCGTCGATCTCGGTACTATCGATCGCCCGCCTGCATACCGCGCAGAGGGGGTGAGCGAGGCACAGCTACGCTATCTGGCCACTTTCATCGAAAATCAAAACGTAAATATCATCGCCGCGCCACATTATGCAAGTGAGCGGCTGAGTTTTAGCGAGGATGAGATATTGCATACTTTGGCACGTCGTCCTCAGCGCACGAGCGACGTGGAGGCGATGTTTGACGAAGCGAGCGCACAGCTTTTAAAGCGTCTTGCGGGTGCGGGTAAGGTTGTTTTTAAAGACGGTTTTTACGAGATTGCAAAAGGCTAA
- a CDS encoding TlpA family protein disulfide reductase: protein MIKFLNLKVTAAVLALLLAGCDGWKHHLSSDGTSLASKFDPSERTLKIEGNDKPFVLFFYTSGCGACKAQVPALNELQANGDALIIGILGDGKGLEADAAIAREKGIKFPSVSGANSVKYFETIVGGIFGTPTSVIYDKNGKAVKKLIGLYPKSAFETQLKLMN from the coding sequence ATGATAAAATTTTTAAATCTAAAAGTTACTGCCGCTGTGCTCGCGCTGCTACTCGCAGGCTGCGACGGATGGAAGCACCATCTAAGCAGCGACGGTACCTCGCTCGCCTCCAAGTTCGACCCCTCCGAGCGCACACTAAAGATCGAGGGCAACGACAAGCCGTTTGTGCTGTTTTTCTATACTAGCGGCTGCGGCGCGTGCAAAGCCCAAGTGCCCGCGCTAAACGAGCTGCAAGCTAACGGCGACGCGCTGATTATCGGCATTCTAGGCGATGGTAAAGGCTTAGAAGCCGACGCCGCGATCGCTCGTGAAAAGGGGATAAAATTCCCAAGCGTCAGCGGCGCAAACTCCGTAAAATACTTTGAAACCATCGTAGGCGGCATTTTCGGCACCCCCACGTCGGTGATCTACGATAAGAACGGCAAAGCGGTCAAAAAACTCATCGGCCTCTACCCCAAATCCGCCTTCGAAACGCAGCTCAAGCTTATGAATTAA
- a CDS encoding iron transporter has translation MKKIFSGMLALSLASVIAMAGEHPIGEPIEQNGMEIAAVYLQPIDMEPKGIDLAPSKADIHLEADIHAIKGNANGFGEGEWIPYLKIAYVLKNLDTGKIQKGNFMPMVASDGPHYGANIKMVNGVGNYELTYNIENPSANGFGRHADKATGVGKWWEPFSVKYTFQYTGAPKE, from the coding sequence ATGAAAAAGATTTTTTCAGGTATGTTGGCGCTAAGCCTAGCCTCTGTTATAGCAATGGCGGGAGAGCATCCGATCGGCGAGCCGATTGAGCAAAATGGAATGGAGATCGCTGCTGTGTATCTTCAGCCTATCGATATGGAGCCTAAAGGCATTGATCTAGCTCCTAGCAAGGCGGACATCCACCTTGAGGCGGATATCCACGCTATCAAAGGCAACGCAAACGGATTTGGCGAGGGCGAGTGGATCCCTTACCTAAAGATCGCTTACGTGCTTAAAAACCTAGACACAGGTAAGATTCAAAAGGGAAATTTCATGCCGATGGTAGCTAGCGACGGCCCTCACTACGGCGCCAATATCAAGATGGTAAACGGCGTAGGCAACTACGAGTTAACCTACAACATCGAAAATCCAAGCGCCAACGGATTCGGCCGCCACGCGGACAAAGCGACCGGCGTAGGCAAATGGTGGGAGCCGTTCTCGGTTAAATACACCTTCCAATACACAGGCGCTCCTAAAGAGTAA
- a CDS encoding YqhA family protein, with translation MKAIFEKFLLCSKFLTLLPVLFCIAAGAAIFVMASYEICSALYKIVEFFLAPQSEGALYVDILSEIITAIDLYLVAIVLLIFVFGIYELFIDEFVDLNLQVLKIASLEELKHKLGSVIIMVLVVDFFKRILRTDFTTPLDMLLLAGAIFAVCLALYILSKFKG, from the coding sequence ATGAAAGCTATATTTGAAAAATTTTTGCTTTGCAGCAAATTTTTAACCCTCCTGCCCGTGCTTTTTTGCATCGCGGCAGGCGCGGCGATATTTGTGATGGCAAGCTACGAAATCTGCTCGGCGCTCTATAAAATCGTAGAATTTTTCCTAGCCCCGCAGAGCGAGGGAGCGCTTTACGTCGATATTTTAAGCGAGATAATAACGGCGATCGATCTGTATCTGGTCGCTATAGTGCTGCTAATCTTCGTATTTGGAATTTACGAGCTGTTTATCGACGAGTTTGTGGATCTAAATTTGCAAGTTTTAAAGATCGCCTCTCTCGAGGAGCTGAAGCACAAACTCGGTAGCGTCATCATAATGGTGCTTGTAGTGGATTTTTTCAAGCGAATTTTGCGCACCGATTTTACTACCCCTTTGGATATGCTTTTGCTCGCAGGGGCTATCTTCGCGGTTTGTTTGGCTTTGTATATTTTGAGTAAATTTAAAGGATAA